A single window of Arcobacter venerupis DNA harbors:
- a CDS encoding ribonuclease HII produces the protein MLCGIDEAGRGPLAGPLVVAGVVLKEEIVGLNDSKVLSEKKRENLFSKIKEKSYYHIVFTSAKSIDELGLSACLKNSIIEIMDILKNNCDEFLMDGNTTFAIENLNCKIKADATVPQVSAASILAKVSRDRYMCNISEKYSNYNFSKHKGYGTKAHVDAIKKFGRSDEHRFSFKLKALDECNDKDSTKSLFKD, from the coding sequence ATGTTATGTGGAATTGATGAAGCAGGAAGAGGGCCTTTAGCTGGTCCTTTAGTTGTAGCTGGAGTAGTTTTAAAAGAAGAAATTGTTGGATTAAATGACTCAAAAGTTTTAAGTGAAAAAAAAAGAGAAAACCTTTTTTCCAAAATAAAAGAAAAATCATATTATCATATTGTGTTCACTAGTGCTAAAAGTATCGATGAGTTAGGTCTTAGCGCATGTTTAAAAAATTCTATTATTGAAATAATGGATATTTTAAAAAATAATTGTGATGAGTTTTTAATGGATGGAAATACAACTTTTGCAATTGAAAATCTTAATTGTAAAATAAAAGCAGATGCAACTGTGCCACAAGTTAGTGCAGCCTCAATCCTTGCAAAAGTTTCAAGAGATAGATATATGTGTAATATTAGTGAAAAATATTCAAATTATAATTTTTCTAAACATAAAGGTTATGGAACAAAAGCGCATGTTGATGCAATCAAGAAGTTTGGAAGAAGTGATGAGCATAGATTTAGTTTCAAACTTAAAGCTTTGGATGAATGTAATGATAAGGATTCAACAAAGTCTTTATTTAAAGATTAA
- the msrA gene encoding peptide-methionine (S)-S-oxide reductase MsrA encodes MGIKKAYFAAGCFWGVEYHFEKLNGVKSAISGYMGGHIVNPDYYMVCSGSTGHLEVVEVSYDESVVCFEELAKLFFEIHDFTQINGQGPDIGSQYLSAIFYVNEEQKVISEKLILELESKGFKVATSLYELVPFYEAEEYHQDYYERHQKMPYCHSYKKIF; translated from the coding sequence ATGGGCATTAAAAAAGCATATTTCGCAGCAGGTTGTTTTTGGGGAGTTGAATATCATTTTGAAAAACTAAATGGTGTAAAATCAGCGATTTCTGGTTATATGGGGGGACATATAGTTAATCCCGATTATTATATGGTTTGTTCAGGCTCTACAGGACATTTAGAAGTTGTTGAAGTTTCTTATGATGAAAGTGTTGTTTGTTTTGAAGAGTTGGCTAAACTTTTTTTTGAAATACATGATTTTACACAAATAAATGGACAAGGTCCAGATATTGGAAGTCAATATTTATCAGCAATATTTTATGTAAATGAAGAACAAAAAGTTATAAGTGAAAAATTGATATTAGAGTTGGAAAGTAAAGGTTTTAAAGTAGCTACTTCTTTATATGAGTTAGTACCATTTTATGAAGCAGAAGAGTATCATCAAGATTACTATGAAAGACATCAAAAGATGCCTTATTGTCATAGTTATAAAAAGATATTTTAA
- a CDS encoding MTH1187 family thiamine-binding protein — translation MSILMEMSMFPTDKSESKSKEVAEVIKIIRDSGVNYQLTSMATIIETNTMSEALSLAEKCYLRLEELGCNRVYATLKFDIRVGHDNRLKTKIESVEKYIGEVSK, via the coding sequence ATGTCAATTTTAATGGAAATGAGTATGTTTCCAACAGATAAAAGTGAAAGTAAAAGCAAAGAAGTTGCTGAAGTTATAAAAATTATAAGGGATAGTGGAGTAAATTATCAATTAACATCAATGGCAACTATTATTGAAACAAACACTATGTCAGAAGCTTTATCTTTAGCTGAAAAATGTTATTTAAGATTAGAAGAATTAGGTTGTAATAGAGTATATGCAACTTTGAAATTTGATATTAGAGTAGGGCACGATAATAGATTAAAAACTAAAATAGAATCTGTTGAAAAATATATTGGTGAAGTTTCAAAATAA